One Granulicella sp. 5B5 DNA window includes the following coding sequences:
- a CDS encoding family 1 glycosylhydrolase: MNRRQFAARSLAAFAGATLSPTIDSATAQSTAISTAGSAGPFPGSIPGSVIRQAHFPEGFLWGVATASYQNEGAWNEDGKGESIWDRFTHTPGKVRGNVTGDVACDQYHLYPQDIALAKQLNIKSYRFSISWPRIQPTGVGAPNMKGIDHYSRFVDMLLEAGIRPWCTMYHWDLPQALEDRGGWPNRELANYFADYAGILAKHLGDRITVWAPFNMPWAIAFMGYAAGTFPPCRTSFSDFLKAAHTLALAQGEAHRAVKAASPKATVGSAYEMAPAYPKTDSADDRAATERYHAMNNVFFLEAAMHGHYPKAFVGEPPLDIMGFKPGDEKILYAPLDWVGFHFYTRRVVSDASKEKFESGGNFSGTEIESNSPGGRDPYTRFRAAMPTEGPLTESGLEVWPRGIYDLVTRISHDYNHPAIEITESGCGYLDGPDAELQGRIPDGRRILWYREVLAELSRAIAEGARVRAYHAWTLLDNFQWAEGYTERYGLIYTDFRNQKRTIKDSGHWYGRVAASNRLDV; the protein is encoded by the coding sequence ATGAATCGTCGTCAGTTTGCTGCCCGCTCTCTTGCAGCCTTTGCGGGGGCCACCCTTTCCCCTACGATCGACTCCGCTACAGCGCAAAGCACAGCCATTTCGACTGCCGGCTCAGCCGGTCCGTTTCCAGGCTCCATCCCCGGCTCCGTCATCCGGCAAGCCCACTTCCCTGAAGGTTTTCTCTGGGGCGTCGCCACGGCCTCCTACCAGAATGAGGGCGCGTGGAACGAGGATGGCAAAGGCGAATCCATATGGGACCGCTTTACCCATACGCCCGGCAAGGTACGCGGCAACGTCACCGGCGATGTGGCGTGCGACCAGTATCACCTTTATCCGCAGGACATCGCTCTCGCCAAGCAGCTCAACATCAAGAGCTATCGTTTCTCCATCTCGTGGCCGCGTATTCAGCCCACCGGGGTCGGCGCACCCAATATGAAAGGGATCGACCACTACAGCCGCTTCGTCGACATGCTGCTGGAGGCCGGCATCCGTCCGTGGTGCACGATGTACCACTGGGACTTGCCGCAGGCGCTGGAAGACCGCGGTGGATGGCCCAACCGCGAACTCGCCAACTACTTCGCCGACTACGCCGGCATCCTCGCGAAGCATCTCGGCGACCGCATCACCGTCTGGGCCCCCTTCAACATGCCGTGGGCCATCGCCTTCATGGGTTATGCCGCAGGGACCTTTCCGCCCTGCCGCACCAGCTTCAGCGACTTCTTGAAGGCCGCACACACGCTCGCGCTTGCGCAGGGTGAAGCGCATCGCGCTGTTAAAGCCGCCTCTCCCAAAGCCACTGTGGGCAGCGCCTACGAGATGGCACCTGCCTATCCGAAGACAGACTCCGCTGACGACCGTGCCGCCACCGAGCGTTATCACGCGATGAACAACGTCTTCTTCCTCGAAGCCGCGATGCACGGACATTACCCAAAGGCGTTCGTAGGCGAGCCACCGCTCGACATCATGGGCTTCAAACCCGGCGATGAAAAGATTCTCTACGCACCGCTGGACTGGGTGGGCTTCCACTTCTATACGCGCCGCGTGGTATCGGACGCCAGCAAAGAGAAGTTCGAGAGCGGCGGCAACTTCAGCGGCACCGAGATCGAGAGCAACTCACCCGGTGGCCGCGATCCGTACACGCGGTTCCGCGCTGCGATGCCGACCGAAGGCCCGCTCACCGAATCCGGCCTTGAAGTTTGGCCGCGAGGCATCTACGACCTCGTCACACGCATCAGCCACGACTATAACCATCCCGCCATCGAGATCACCGAGAGTGGTTGTGGCTACCTCGACGGCCCCGACGCGGAACTGCAGGGGCGCATCCCCGACGGGCGCCGCATCCTCTGGTATCGCGAGGTGCTCGCCGAACTCTCCCGCGCCATCGCGGAGGGCGCGCGCGTCCGTGCCTATCACGCTTGGACGCTGCTCGATAACTTCCAGTGGGCCGAAGGATACACCGAGCGCTATGGCCTCATCTACACCGACTTCCGCAATCAGAAGCGCACCATCAAGGACTCAGGCCATTGGTACGGGCGCGTGGCCGCGTCGAATCGCCTCGACGTCTAG